A single Vicia villosa cultivar HV-30 ecotype Madison, WI unplaced genomic scaffold, Vvil1.0 ctg.003337F_1_1, whole genome shotgun sequence DNA region contains:
- the LOC131640856 gene encoding probable mitochondrial-processing peptidase subunit beta, mitochondrial: MTINKLLTLVRRSNRRTPILSSIRSVALSTSAAAPVTRSPPPPPPSPPPPNVMVYDRLAESVKAKLQRLENPDPRFLKYGSPKPEIRDHTQILSAPETRVTTLENGLRVATESNLSGRTATVGVWIDAGSRFETEETNGTAHFLEHMIFKGTERRNARELEEEIENMGGHLNAYTSREQTTYYAKVSQNDVPVALDILADILQNSKFDENRISRERDVILREMEEVEGQTEEVIFDHLHATAFQYTPLGRTILGPAQNIKTITKAHLQDYIQTHYTAPRMVIAASGAVKHEDFVEQVKKLFTKLSTNPSTASQLVEKEPAVFTGSEVRMLDDDIPLAQFAVAFEGASWKDPDSIALMVMQAMLGSWNKTAGGGKHMGSELAQRIGINEIAESTMAFNTNYKDTGLFGVYAVAKPDCLDDLAYAIMYNTTKLAYQVSDDDVTRARNQLKSSLLLHIDGTSPVAEDIGRQLLTYGRRIPFAELFARIDAVDASTIKRVANRFIYDKDVAIAAMGPIQRLPDYNWFRRRTYWNRY, translated from the exons ATGACGATCAACAAACTCCTCACCCTAGTCCGCCGCTCCAATCGGCGGACTCCCATCCTCTCTTCCATCCGATCCGTCGCTCTCTCCACCTCCGCCGCCGCTCCCGTCACCCGCTCTCCACCTCCCCCTCCTCCCTCCCCTCCACCTCCCAACGTTATGGTCTACGATCGATTAGCCGAATCGGTCAAAGCCAAACTCCAACGATTGGAAAATCCAGATCCAAGATTCCTCAAATACGGTTCACCGAAGCCTGAAATCCGCGACCATACGCAAATCCTCTCCGCTCCGGAAACACGCGTAACGACTCTCGAGAACGGACTCCGTGTCGCCACTGAGTCGAATCTCAGTGGAAGAACCGCCACCGTTGGTGTTTGGATCGATGCGGGATCTAGATTTGAGACCGAGGAGACTAACGGAACGGCGCATTTTTTGGAGCATATGATTTTCAAGGGGACAGAGAGACGCAACGCGAGGGAGCTCGAAGAGGAGATCGAGAATATGGGAGGACATCTTAATGCGTATACATCGAGGGAGCAGACTACATATTATGCCAAGGTTTCGCAGAATGATGTTCCGGTTGCGCTTGATATTCTggctgatattcttcagaattcAAAATTCGATGAGAATCGGATCAGCCGGGAGCGTGATGTTATTCTTAGGGAAATGGAAGAG GTTGAAGGTCAAACAGAGGAAGTGATCTTTGATCACCTCCACGCAACTGCTTTCCAGTATACTCCCCTTGGCAGAACCATTTTGGGACCTGCTCAGAATATTAAGACAATCACCAAAGCTCATCTGCAGGACTACATTCAGACGCATTACACTGCTCCTAGGATG GTGATAGCTGCATCTGGAGCTGTAAAGCATGAAGATTTTGTTGAACAAGTGAAAAAATTATTTACTAAGTTGTCTACAAATCCCTCCACAGCATCTCAGTTGGTAGAAAAAGAGCCAGCAGTTTTTACTGGTTCTGAG GTCCGAATGCTTGATGATGATATTCCCCTTGCACAATTTGCTGTAGCTTTTGAAGGTGCATCTTGGAAAGATCCAGATTCAATTGCTTTAATGGTCATGCAAGCAATGTTGGGTTCTTGGAACAAGACTGCTGGAGGTGGAAAACACATGGG CTCGGAGCTGGCACAACGAATTGGCATCAATGAAATTGCAGAAAGCACGATGGCTTTTAATACCAATTACAAGGACACGGGTCTTTTTGGTGTTTATGCCGTTGCTAAG CCGGATTGCCTGGATGATTTGGCCTATGCAATAATGTACAATACAACCAAGTTGGCTTATCAGGTTTCAGATGATGATGTTACACGTGCTCGTAATCAG TTAAAATCGTCTCTTTTGCTTCACATTGATGGAACAAGCCCTGTAGCTGAAGATATTGGTCGCCAG CTACTCACATATGGTCGAAGAATCCCATTCGCTGAATTGTTTGCCAGAATTGACGCCGTTGATGCCAGTACAATTAAACGCGTTGCAAACCGATTCATTTATGACAag GATGTTGCTATTGCTGCCATGGGACCTATTCAGCGATTGCCTGACTACAACTGGTTCAGACGCAGAACCTACTGGAACCGCTATTAG